GTGGGAACCACTGTGTACGGACTTTCGTTTCTTTTGAATGGTCCCCTGGTGGATAAAATTGGCGGTAAAAAAGGAATCATCATCGCCGCTCTCGGGTCTTGTCTGGCAAATATCGCCATGGGTTTAATCACGTTCCTTGAGCTTAAGGGCACCTTAAAGTGGAACCTCACAGTGACATTCTCGATTCTTTACTCGATCAATATGTTCTTCCAGAGTTATGGAGCGGTCTCGATTATTAAAGTGAAAGCCTATTGGTTCCATGTGCGCGAGCGCGGAATTTTTGGGGCCATCTTTGGAACTCTCATTTCTTTTGGGGTGTATTTTGCCTTCGATTGGGGTCAGGCGATTGTCGACGCGACAAAGCTCAATCCGACGGAGCCGCTTTCGATCTTTCAACGAACCATTCGCAATGTCTTTGCCATAGATACGGGAACCTCCGATGCCATCTGGTTGGTCTTTCTAATTCCGTCGGTCCTTTTGATCTTTTGGGCGTTGATCGATATGTGGCTCCTTAAGGACACTCCTTCCCAAGCGAATTTCGAAGACTTCGACACTCATGATGCGTCTTCCGACGAAATGGACCGTAACTTTACAATGAAGGAACTTTTAACCCGAGTTTTCACAAGCCCAGTGATGCTGACGATTGCACTCATTGAATTTTGCGGGGGAGTTCTCCGCAACGGAATCATGCAGTGGTATTTTATTTTCGCCAAAGAGGTTCCTCAAGTGGGTGCTGAGTTCTTTCTAGAGCACTGGGGAATGCTCTTATGTGTGACGGGAATCACGGGCGGTTTTGCCGCGGGATATTTGTCGGATTATATTTTTCAATCACGCCGAGCCCCTCCGGTCGCTATCCTCAATTTTACG
This is a stretch of genomic DNA from Bdellovibrionales bacterium. It encodes these proteins:
- a CDS encoding MFS transporter, yielding VGTTVYGLSFLLNGPLVDKIGGKKGIIIAALGSCLANIAMGLITFLELKGTLKWNLTVTFSILYSINMFFQSYGAVSIIKVKAYWFHVRERGIFGAIFGTLISFGVYFAFDWGQAIVDATKLNPTEPLSIFQRTIRNVFAIDTGTSDAIWLVFLIPSVLLIFWALIDMWLLKDTPSQANFEDFDTHDASSDEMDRNFTMKELLTRVFTSPVMLTIALIEFCGGVLRNGIMQWYFIFAKEVPQVGAEFFLEHWGMLLCVTGITGGFAAGYLSDYIFQSRRAPPVAILNFTMLALMVVMSAVLFSSPIVIGICALMMQFSVIGVHSLMSGTAAADFGGRKATATASGIVDGFVYLGSGIQSISLGFLVSKNWQFWPLFLLPFTAIGCVLAIRIWKELPLATKKYIDNVENADSPKEQRDRGAFLKKQVMSEEV